The DNA sequence GTGAAAGCGCTGGCGTGTGAGCTCCCCGCCAAGTTGGGTCTGCCGCTGTCGCGCTTCAGCCGGTCTGAACTGCGGCGTCATGTGCTGGCCGCGGGCATCGTTGCCGCGATCAGTGGCGTCACGATCTGGCGATGGCCGAACGAGGATGCACTGCGGCCGTGGTATCGACCATGTCCACGGCAGCAAGCACCCGTCCAGAGACCGAAGAGTGCTGGTCGACGTTGAATTTTGGGCCCACCTGGACGAGCTAGCGCGGAACTGCCTCCCAGACGCCTTGCTCTGGGGAGGGATCACACCCGACGCGGCCCGTCATCAACACAAGAAGGCATGCCGCGCTCTGCGAATCGACGACTACCGGATGCACGACTCACGCCACAGCTACGCGGTCCGGCACATGAGGGCTGAACACGATATCCACATGATCGCCCGGAACCTCGGCCATACCGATGCCACGATGGTGCTCAAGGTCTACGGCAAATACCGCCCAAACACGGACGACTTCCGGCGTCTGTCCAGCGACAAAAGAGGAGCCCAATGAGCTCTTTTGCACCCCCTAGTTGTCACAGTTCCCGTCACAGTCAGCTCCGTGGCCCAGGAGACGAACACGTGCTGACCGAGCGTAAGTCCTTGCAGCACAACGATGCCGGGGGCGGGACTCGAACCCGCAAGGGCCGAAGCCCGGGGGATTTTAAGTCCCCTGTGTTTACCGATTTCACCACCCCGGCGTATTTCCGTAGCTACTGGACTTTCGACCTGCCCTGCCCCCCCCGCAGCCCACCGTCCGGTAACGAACGTGGTAACAAACGGGTAACGCCTGAAGGCCTCGCGTTTTGCTCATCCCCCTCGCGATCACTCTACGCGCTTTCCAGCGCACCGTGAAGGTCCACGACCTTGGGCCTGTGTGCGTCTCAGAGAGTCGCCGCACCGGGTTGTCCTGCGGCCTGCCCCTCGGATGTCGCCCTTCAGAACCCGTGGTCGAGATCTTCGAGCAGGACCACGGCCTTCACCACGATCGCCTCCGCTTCTGGTCGTGAGCCTGTCAATCTCAGCATCTTGTCGATCTGGCGGCGCGCGGCTCCGAGGTTCTTCCGCTCCGCGTAGAGGAGCGCCAGTTCGTAGTGGTGGTCGGCGATACAGGGGTCGCCGGATGCGGCGGCCTCGAGAAGACGTTCGGCTTCCTCCCAGGAGGCGCCCGCGAGGGCGCCTCCGCCCAAGACCCTCGTTGCGACGAACCTCTTGATCCGGTTCATGCGCATGACTGCGGCGTGCAGCCGGCCGAGCAGATGCTGAGCTCCCGGATGGTTAGGGTTCAGGGAGAGGACGACCTCCGCCTGGACGTGCAGAGCACTCGCAAACCGGACTTTAGTGCGGCCACCCTCGACCTCGGTTCGAACCCCGATCACGGTGGCGAGCACGTACTGAAGTTCGACGTCAGTCGGACGCGCCACGGCCTCGACTGTCAGCGAGTCCTGAAGAGCCGCAAGCACGTGC is a window from the Gemmatimonadota bacterium genome containing:
- a CDS encoding tyrosine-type recombinase/integrase: MLVDVEFWAHLDELARNCLPDALLWGGITPDAARHQHKKACRALRIDDYRMHDSRHSYAVRHMRAEHDIHMIARNLGHTDATMVLKVYGKYRPNTDDFRRLSSDKRGAQ